One window of the Ictidomys tridecemlineatus isolate mIctTri1 chromosome 11, mIctTri1.hap1, whole genome shotgun sequence genome contains the following:
- the Lingo4 gene encoding leucine-rich repeat and immunoglobulin-like domain-containing nogo receptor-interacting protein 4, which produces MDAATAPQQAWPPWHPLLFLLLLPGGSSGSCPAVCDCTSQPRAVLCAHRRLEAVPGGLPLDTELLDLSGNRLWGLQRGMLSRLGLLRELDLSHNQLSALEPGAFHGLHSLLTLRLQGNRLRIVGPGVFSGLSALTLLDLRLNQIVLFLDGAFGELGSLQQLEVGDNHLVFVAPGAFAGLAKLSTLTLERCNLSMVPGLALARLPALVVLRLRELDIERLPAGALRGLGQLKELEIHHWPSLEALDPGSLTGLNLSSLAITRCNLSSVPFQALHHLSFLRVLDLSQNPISAIPARRLSPLVRLQELRLSGAGLTSIEAHAFHGLSAFHLLDVADNALQTLEETAFPAPDKLVTLRLSGNPLTCDCRLLWLLRLRSRLDFGTSPPACAGPQQVRGKSLREFSDILPPGHFTCKPALIRKSGPRWVIAEEGGHAVFSCSGDGDPAPTVSWMRPQGAWLGRAGRVRVLEDGTLEIRSVQLQDRGAYVCVVSNVAGNDSLRTWLEVIQVEPPNGTLSDPNVTVPGIPGPFFLDSRGVAMVLAVGFLPFLTSVTLCFGLIALWSKGKGRVKHHVTFDFVAPRPSGDKNSGGNRVTAKLF; this is translated from the coding sequence ATGGATGCAGCCACAGCTCCACAGCAAGCCTGGCCCCCGTGGCACCCCCTCCttttcctgctcctcctgcctggAGGTAGCAGTGGTAGCTGCCCTGCCGTTTGTGACTGCACCTCCCAGCCCCGAGCCGTGCTCTGTGCCCACAGGAGACTAGAGGCTGTCCCTGGGGGACTCCCGCTGGACACTGAGCTCCTGGACCTAAGTGGGAACCGCCTGTGGGGGCTTCAGCGGGGCATGCTTTCCCGACTGGGCCTGCTCCGGGAACTGGACCTCAGCCACAACCAGCTCTCGGCCCTGGAGCCTGGGGCCTTCCATGGCCTGCACAGCCTGCTCACCCTGAGGCTACAGGGCAACCGGCTCCGCATTGTGGGGCCCGGGGTCTTCTCGGGTCTGTCTGCCCTCACGCTGCTTGACCTCCGCCTCAACCAGATTGTTCTCTTCCTGGATGGAGCTTTCGGTGAGTTAGGCAGCCTCCAGCAGCTGGAGGTTGGGGACAATCACCTGGTGTTTGTGGCTCCAGGGGCGTTTGCAGGACTGGCCAAGTTAAGCACCCTCACCCTGGAGCGCTGCAACCTCAGCATGGTGCCGGGCCTGGCCCTGGCCCGGCTCCCAGCACTAGTGGTCCTTAGGCTCCGGGAACTGGATATTGAGAGGCTGCCGGCCGGGGCGCTGCGGGGGCTGGGGCAGCTAAAGGAGCTGGAGATCCACCACTGGCCATCTCTGGAGGCTCTGGACCCTGGGAGTCTGACGGGGCTCAATCTGAGCAGCCTGGCCATCACTCGCTGCAACCTGAGCTCTGTGCCCTTCCAAGCTCTGCACCACCTGAGCTTCCTCAGGGTCCTGGATCTATCTCAGAACCCTATCTCTGCCATCCCAGCCCGGAGGCTCAGCCCCCTGGTTCGGCTCCAGGAGCTGCGACTCTCAGGGGCCGGCCTCACTTCCATCGAGGCCCACGCCTTCCACGGCTTGTCCGCCTTCCACCTGCTGGATGTGGCCGATAACGCCCTTCAGACCCTGGAGGAAACGGCTTTCCCTGCTCCAGACAAACTGGTCACTCTGAGGCTGTCTGGCAACCCCCTCACCTGTGACTGTCGCCTCCTCTGGCTGCTCAGGCTCCGGAGCCGCCTGGACTTTGGCACCTCCCCGCCTGCCTGCGCCGGCCCCCAGCAGGTCCGGGGGAAGAGCCTGAGGGAGTTTTCAGACATCCTGCCTCCAGGGCATTTTACCTGCAAACCAGCCCTGATCCGAAAGTCTGGGCCCCGGTGGGTCATTGCCGAGGAGGGAGGACACGCCGTTTTTTCCTGCTCGGGAGATGGAGACCCAGCCCCCACGGTCTCCTGGATGAGGCCTCAGGGGGCTTGGCTGGGAAGGGCAGGGAGAGTCAGGGTCCTAGAGGATGGGACGCTGGAGATCCGCTCAGTACAGCTGCAGGACAGAGGGGCCTATGTCTGTGTGGTCAGCAACGTAGCTGGGAATGACTCCCTAAGAACCTGGCTGGAAGTAATTCAAGTTGAACCACCCAACGGCACTCTCTCTGACCCCAACGTCACTGTGCCCGGGATCCCAGGGCCTTTCTTTCTGGACAGCAGGGGTGTGGCTATGGTGCTGGCAGTtggcttcctccccttcctcacctcagtGACCCTCTGCTTTGGCCTGATTGCCCTCTGGAGCAAGGGCAAGGGCCGGGTCAAACACCATGTGACCTTCGACTTTGTGGCACCTCGGCCCTCTGGGGATAAGAACTCTGGGGGAAATCGGGTCACTGCCAAGCTCTTCTGA